In the genome of Carya illinoinensis cultivar Pawnee chromosome 13, C.illinoinensisPawnee_v1, whole genome shotgun sequence, the window ATTCGAAGTCCAAATCTTCCTAACTCGGCATTATCAGAGAGATTTTTTAGTAGCAATTTGTCGTCGACCTTACCATAAGGTTTAAACTAAACACGTCTACTAACTACTTTCCTCCCACCCAATTCCTCCAAAGAGAGAAGTAACCAaaacctctttttccttttattgcttCAATTCTTGGAATTCTCGAGACACAGATATGTTTAAAATGAGATGCGTCTCTCAAGAAAGCTCAACCAGCTGACCAAAACATAAAGTGAAACTAATTAACCTTAACTgcttgctttttgttttttcccttttttatatgggGATGTGAGCAATTCGAATCCCGGTTCTCAGCCACGAAATACTAGTGCCATTTTGAGGCAAAGGTCACTGGCACGTCAACCATACAGTGTTTTGTGTAAAAGAATGGGGCTGCCGGGGATGAGAGATTTTATGCATATCTATCTATTTTAGACTACTCACTCACGGACTTTTGAGAATACTAAGCACAGAATGCAGATTACATTTCTAAATATTCACATTCTTAAAACAGAATCACCTAAGAGTTAAGAGACATCGGCATGACCTACGTCTCAAATTTTTTCTcgtatttctttttctatttttttttttttttcccaagggAATGAACTAACCTCCATTGTACACGATTGGTGTGAACATATAATAATACAGGATGTACATTCAATCAACAtctatacaaaattacaatcatTCAAAGGTAACCTTCCTGACGACTTCAAAACCAGCCATGGGGCTGCAATCCTTCCTGTAATttaaaaaaggggaaaaaaatcgCCATTCTGATTAGCATCAGGAACACCTCGTCCATCAGTCAAGAAAATAACTGGTAGTAGCATCTGTTGATTCAGCAACTCGAGCTGCTTCTGAAATTTGAAGTGCCATCACGGCTCTGTAAGTTGCTAAATCTGCATTCTCCATTAGAAACTGAGCCCTTTTACGTTTGAGAACAGCTAATTCCACGGATCTGTTTGCAGACGCATTAGCTTCTTTGACTTTGAGCATAGAattcttttcttccaaagcATCTTGTTCAGCTGCTATTACTGCAAATCAATACAAGATGAAGTGCAGCTATTAACGCAAAGGTGAAAAAACACCCAACAACTCGTACGCACCAAATCAAACACGATTTCAACTAAACAAGTCTCAATTATGTTTTATTACCATTATTGCATCCATCAATGTCTATCTTTGCAAATAAACAATTTGGTTTTTCCTCAAGTTAGGCAGAGCCACCATAAAATGTTTCAGTCGGTAGATCACAGTTGATCTCATTCATAACCTTTTTTTAGATGAATAATCAACTGCACCTCAACATGATTGAGCAGATTTTTACTAACCAGAATTTCTGTATGTCATACTTtcacaaattttgttttatctCATAGGGAAAAAGTATCACCAGTAATAACATACAATTGCAGGGCCACTACAATTGCACAATTGAAAAACATTCTAAACTCATAGCCGCGAAAGGAAAAGTAAACATtctttatctcttgtataccatcttgtgtacttgggcgtTGCCTATcattattaatactaccgtttacttataaaaaataaaaaaaaagtaaacattCTAAACAGATTACATATTTGATAAGTTTGTTACTTGGTTGTGCCTCTTTCCCATCAATAAAACTTTATTcttacttgttaaaaaaatacataactaATACATTTGTGCCAACAAACACCTTAGAATATAGATTtaataagaaacaaaataatcatCATTAAACACCAAATTTTCTCCTTTCCACCTTACTATAGAATGTTACAAATCATTCAGGTCCCGAAAAGTTAATATTGTATAGCTTACCTCGCAAAAAACTTGGTGGTTTGCCTCTTCCAAGTTGGCTTCGCTGTCGTTTGAATGACCTCCGCTTTCGTAAAAATGGCTTGGGAATCACTTGTGCCCTCTTTGCTTGATGACCCTGTGTTGCAAAATAATCCACACTAATCAAATGGCCAAGTCAAACTTCAAATAATCCACACTCTTCATCAACTTTTgataagaaaatgaatgaataaaaCACTCTTCATCAACTTTGATTCAAACAAAAAGTGAACCTCTTTCAAAATTGCTTTATAAGTTGACAAATACACGTCAACCTCACCCAAAGAGATAGGAGGTGAAGATAAGTGATACCAGCTCCACCATTGATAGAAAATTTATATGCATGCAGATGGCATTACATTCAACCACCATACAACAGTACAAAAGGAAAGTCTCTTTCTAGTACGTAATATTCTTCTCACATCTGacggaagaaaataaattctcttATTTAGGTGGTTCTTGCATACTTCTTGTGCACTTGGATACACCCTTTGGTTTTAGTGAATTTGAgttagtatataaaaaataattttatcatatatgacaagcaaataaacaaaataacacGTGCCCAAAGTACTATTGGCCAATGCAAATGTAACctagaaaactaaaattaacATTGCAATTATATTAGTGCTTTTACCTGGAAAACCCTGACAAGCGCTGATCCCTTTTGTTTCCGTTTCTTCATCCAGTAATTATTCACAGCTTCTACAACTTCACTCCTTGCCAGGCCCAGACAAAGATTAGCGGCTGCCTTTTCATCTGGAAAATCATCAGGATGACAGTAATATGCCTTCTCAAATTTATCAACCATTAACTCAAAAGCATCCTCAGAAACATGATGATGAATATCATTCCCCGTAAAATACTCATTATTGAATTTTTCCAGCCACTTCTCGTCTTCAGAATCCATGTCATAATTTGGAGTGCTCCTTGCCATAGCTCTAGAGACCTCATCATCTTTTATGGAAATGTATAGATCAGGTCTGCAGAAAGTAGTATTGTTATTTCCATAGTCTAATACTTCAAGAACCCCTGGCACTGGGATGTTCTTCACAGCAGGAGCCAAAACATTTCGATCTGAACATTCCTTGTAAAGATCCTTGAAAGTGAGCCAGTCCATTCGATTGGGAAACTCTAGCTTCCAACCATTATCCAAATTCCACAGTATAGCATGTGTGAATCGGTTACAAGAACACGGCCTCATAATTTTTTCTGTCTTTTGTGTATATCTTGTGAATCCCTCTTTCTTGACTACAAGAAGCCACTCCCTTGAGGCAGAGATTTCTAACATAATATTGGCACCCTCTACTCGGTGACAATTGTCCGAGTCAATAACCAATATGTTTGCAGTGCAGCCAGATATATCTACGTCCTGCCTGGATCCACATGAGGTAGAACTCTCTTCTTTACTTTGTCTAAAAGAGCTACTCCGAACTGGGCTCCTAAACTTATTATTTGTAACCAAAGAAGAGAGAGGCATACCATTTATCCTATTACGAATTGCATCAGAAACTACAGCTCCACTAGGTTTGTGTCCACCAACAGCTGAAAGATTTCTAGCTCTCCCCCTCCTCAGAGAACTCCTCCTCTTCCGGAAACCACGAGAATTTAAACCATTCCTGGACTGTGCAGACCGAC includes:
- the LOC122291416 gene encoding uncharacterized protein LOC122291416 isoform X1; translated protein: MIMKSVFAKKSGSELECESVFAFESAITRRSSRGLGGLRGYTNRTTCCAGFSVRYRTPMPSVGMRRTTRVFGVVKGLDGGARVLRSGRRLWPESVEGKLRRGNDGEEWFKLVKNPGNNGGLGCKQSGWSLGGVKRVTAVDINDADDCQAEESPICAKNADNVNHSVDKLFGRVYSRKRRGTGTEICDFSLGDSNRMYGRQFFRRQRRKIDGSEGLEIDGIEGLEVFLPRPMLAVVGAGGGSDSFIVSFLYSVLTYMRRAALRLNKLSAFLSSEPIASVYALGGIHFLQDPPITTGSGMCKFFGAIDFIPLFSLDFSTVPVCFMYMHYRMLMRYKCWPFALANNSCDADTSGDMITDSEEDESDERGVYFPSDRDLSASLMEPSECDNMVHEAHNLENRALLHPSLRASKLAGRSAQSRNGLNSRGFRKRRSSLRRGRARNLSAVGGHKPSGAVVSDAIRNRINGMPLSSLVTNNKFRSPVRSSSFRQSKEESSTSCGSRQDVDISGCTANILVIDSDNCHRVEGANIMLEISASREWLLVVKKEGFTRYTQKTEKIMRPCSCNRFTHAILWNLDNGWKLEFPNRMDWLTFKDLYKECSDRNVLAPAVKNIPVPGVLEVLDYGNNNTTFCRPDLYISIKDDEVSRAMARSTPNYDMDSEDEKWLEKFNNEYFTGNDIHHHVSEDAFELMVDKFEKAYYCHPDDFPDEKAAANLCLGLARSEVVEAVNNYWMKKRKQKGSALVRVFQGHQAKRAQVIPKPFLRKRRSFKRQRSQLGRGKPPSFLRVIAAEQDALEEKNSMLKVKEANASANRSVELAVLKRKRAQFLMENADLATYRAVMALQISEAARVAESTDATTSYFLD
- the LOC122291416 gene encoding uncharacterized protein LOC122291416 isoform X2 is translated as MAFHQVLQLWSELECESVFAFESAITRRSSRGLGGLRGYTNRTTCCAGFSVRYRTPMPSVGMRRTTRVFGVVKGLDGGARVLRSGRRLWPESVEGKLRRGNDGEEWFKLVKNPGNNGGLGCKQSGWSLGGVKRVTAVDINDADDCQAEESPICAKNADNVNHSVDKLFGRVYSRKRRGTGTEICDFSLGDSNRMYGRQFFRRQRRKIDGSEGLEIDGIEGLEVFLPRPMLAVVGAGGGSDSFIVSFLYSVLTYMRRAALRLNKLSAFLSSEPIASVYALGGIHFLQDPPITTGSGMCKFFGAIDFIPLFSLDFSTVPVCFMYMHYRMLMRYKCWPFALANNSCDADTSGDMITDSEEDESDERGVYFPSDRDLSASLMEPSECDNMVHEAHNLENRALLHPSLRASKLAGRSAQSRNGLNSRGFRKRRSSLRRGRARNLSAVGGHKPSGAVVSDAIRNRINGMPLSSLVTNNKFRSPVRSSSFRQSKEESSTSCGSRQDVDISGCTANILVIDSDNCHRVEGANIMLEISASREWLLVVKKEGFTRYTQKTEKIMRPCSCNRFTHAILWNLDNGWKLEFPNRMDWLTFKDLYKECSDRNVLAPAVKNIPVPGVLEVLDYGNNNTTFCRPDLYISIKDDEVSRAMARSTPNYDMDSEDEKWLEKFNNEYFTGNDIHHHVSEDAFELMVDKFEKAYYCHPDDFPDEKAAANLCLGLARSEVVEAVNNYWMKKRKQKGSALVRVFQGHQAKRAQVIPKPFLRKRRSFKRQRSQLGRGKPPSFLRVIAAEQDALEEKNSMLKVKEANASANRSVELAVLKRKRAQFLMENADLATYRAVMALQISEAARVAESTDATTSYFLD